In the genome of Burkholderiales bacterium, one region contains:
- a CDS encoding tetratricopeptide repeat protein: MSLLLQALQRASKSREGADSDLPTSDESGLSLEPLPEPVLSDEDAPLRSSPSPAQAASVLRAQEAPSFGPLDWAREHYMLTFLGAAILFAMGYGAYVYIQISNPGWLQAAPPAAPLGAGVPPAPQAVVAEAPAQAKISGMPALETPPPATAAAAASAATSPTPPAQAASGDFTARVERAPRRARPVRAGKLAFQPAAEGGAETDADPEVETIEIPEAPQAAPVAPSREEIAVRRQKSAADEPDPTLVAAYEALRIGDYGRAKVLYQEVLGSDPRNIDALLGLAAINWKEGQSEAATAYYARVLEADPRNGYAQAGLIALVGRSDPAGAESRLKQLIAREPSGFLYFTLGNLYAEQGQWPAAQQAYFQAHQLMPENPDYAFNLAVGLEHLGQPKLALAYYRKALDLSFKRGRANFDQKLAIERVGQLSARVD, from the coding sequence ATGAGCCTGCTGCTGCAAGCCCTCCAGAGGGCATCGAAGAGCCGCGAGGGCGCAGACTCCGATCTGCCCACCTCGGACGAGAGCGGCCTGTCGCTCGAGCCGCTTCCGGAACCGGTCCTGAGCGACGAAGATGCACCCCTGCGTTCTTCGCCGTCGCCGGCGCAGGCAGCCAGCGTGCTGCGCGCCCAGGAAGCGCCTTCATTTGGCCCGCTCGACTGGGCACGTGAGCACTACATGCTGACCTTCCTGGGCGCAGCGATTCTGTTCGCGATGGGCTACGGCGCCTACGTTTACATCCAGATCAGCAACCCGGGCTGGCTGCAGGCTGCGCCGCCCGCCGCGCCGCTCGGTGCTGGAGTCCCGCCCGCGCCGCAGGCCGTCGTAGCCGAGGCCCCGGCGCAGGCAAAGATCTCCGGGATGCCGGCGCTGGAAACGCCACCGCCTGCGACTGCGGCCGCCGCGGCATCCGCGGCAACCTCGCCAACCCCGCCGGCCCAGGCAGCATCGGGCGATTTCACGGCGCGAGTCGAGCGTGCACCGCGCCGTGCCCGCCCGGTCCGAGCCGGGAAGCTGGCCTTTCAGCCGGCTGCAGAGGGGGGTGCGGAGACCGACGCCGACCCAGAGGTCGAAACCATCGAAATTCCAGAGGCTCCCCAAGCGGCACCCGTCGCGCCATCGCGCGAGGAAATCGCAGTCCGGCGCCAGAAATCGGCTGCGGACGAGCCCGACCCGACACTGGTCGCCGCCTATGAGGCATTGCGCATCGGCGACTACGGGCGAGCCAAAGTGCTCTATCAGGAGGTGCTGGGTAGCGATCCACGCAACATCGACGCTTTGCTGGGACTGGCGGCAATCAACTGGAAAGAAGGCCAGAGCGAGGCGGCGACCGCCTACTACGCCCGTGTGCTGGAAGCCGATCCGCGCAACGGCTACGCCCAGGCAGGGCTCATCGCCCTGGTGGGCCGCTCGGATCCGGCGGGAGCGGAATCACGACTGAAGCAACTGATCGCCCGCGAACCTTCCGGCTTCCTGTACTTCACGCTGGGCAACCTGTACGCCGAACAAGGGCAGTGGCCGGCGGCGCAGCAAGCCTATTTCCAGGCTCACCAACTCATGCCGGAGAACCCCGACTACGCCTTCAACCTCGCCGTGGGCCTCGAGCACTTGGGACAACCCAAACTCGCGCTGGCCTACTACCGCAAGGCCCTGGATCTGTCGTTCAAGCGGGGCCGCGCCAACTTCGACCAGAAACTGGCAATCGAGCGCGTCGGGCAGCTCTCGGCCCGCGTCGATTAA
- a CDS encoding AAA family ATPase → MYYAFFGLSHPPFKITPDTEVFFEGGNRGAILEALIYAISQGEGIIKVTGEVGSGKTMLCRMLQTRLPSNIDTVYLANPNVSPDEILHAIAFELQLPVAKDAPRLEVMHRLNEYLLERHAQKRQVVLFVEESQGMPLATLEEIRLLSNLETHDHKLLQIVLFGQPELDENLRRPQIRQLRERITHSFTLAPLTAEDVRLYLNFRLHAAGYRGPDLFRRRVVGYIARASAGLTRRVNIIADKAMLAAFAEGTHDVSMKHVRAAIRDSEFSAGSARPLSSQLVYAVTGVLFGGLLGVGAFSAYQAWRAEPLASPKDPSAVHPALLQQPEESPAAASRSDQFQPAPAGSTPALTAAQVVGAQVAGVPGAQSADGEEDLLEQRLLATERLLTGPAVQPFTIQLLGSSDPELLRSYLKTISKYLEIERIFVYRTMARERPSLTVLYGNFATLREANAQIEKLPEELKANRPYCRTLNGIRAEIAQYRS, encoded by the coding sequence ATGTACTACGCTTTCTTCGGGCTCTCGCATCCGCCCTTCAAGATCACGCCCGATACCGAAGTGTTCTTCGAGGGCGGCAATCGCGGCGCCATCCTGGAAGCGCTTATCTATGCCATTTCCCAGGGCGAGGGCATCATCAAGGTGACCGGCGAGGTCGGCAGCGGCAAGACCATGCTGTGCCGCATGTTGCAGACCCGCCTGCCGAGCAACATAGACACCGTCTACCTCGCCAATCCGAACGTCTCTCCTGACGAGATCCTGCACGCCATCGCCTTCGAGCTGCAGCTGCCGGTGGCGAAGGATGCGCCTCGCCTGGAAGTCATGCACCGCCTCAACGAGTATCTGCTGGAAAGGCACGCGCAGAAAAGGCAGGTCGTCCTGTTCGTGGAAGAGTCGCAGGGCATGCCGCTCGCCACGCTGGAAGAAATCCGCCTGCTTTCGAACCTGGAGACCCACGACCACAAGCTCCTTCAGATCGTCTTGTTCGGACAACCCGAGCTGGACGAAAACCTGCGCCGGCCGCAGATCCGCCAATTGCGCGAGCGCATCACGCACAGTTTCACGCTCGCTCCGCTGACCGCCGAGGACGTGCGCCTGTATCTGAATTTCCGGCTGCACGCCGCGGGCTACCGCGGGCCGGACCTGTTCCGCCGGCGCGTCGTGGGCTACATCGCCCGGGCTAGCGCCGGGCTGACGCGGCGCGTCAACATCATCGCCGACAAGGCCATGCTGGCCGCTTTTGCCGAGGGTACGCATGACGTCTCCATGAAGCACGTCAGGGCGGCCATCCGGGACAGCGAATTTTCCGCCGGGAGCGCGCGGCCGCTGTCCAGCCAACTGGTCTACGCAGTCACCGGAGTCTTGTTCGGAGGCCTGCTCGGGGTGGGCGCCTTTTCGGCCTACCAGGCATGGCGCGCAGAACCGCTCGCCAGTCCCAAGGATCCCTCCGCGGTTCATCCGGCGCTCCTGCAGCAGCCCGAAGAGTCGCCGGCCGCAGCGTCACGGTCGGACCAATTCCAGCCCGCCCCTGCCGGCTCCACCCCCGCGTTGACGGCTGCTCAAGTGGTTGGCGCGCAAGTTGCAGGCGTCCCCGGCGCACAGAGCGCGGACGGCGAGGAAGACCTCTTGGAGCAGCGCCTGCTGGCCACCGAACGGTTGCTGACGGGTCCAGCGGTCCAACCCTTCACGATCCAGCTGCTTGGGTCTTCCGACCCTGAACTCTTGAGAAGTTATTTGAAGACTATTTCTAAATATCTTGAGATAGAAAGAATTTTTGTGTACCGTACCATGGCGAGGGAGCGCCCGTCGCTGACCGTCTTGTACGGCAATTTCGCCACTCTGCGGGAAGCCAATGCGCAAATCGAGAAGCTTCCGGAGGAACTGAAGGCCAATCGGCCGTATTGCCGCACGCTCAACGGGATACGAGCGGAGATCGCGCAGTACCGTTCGTGA
- a CDS encoding ABC transporter ATP-binding protein, giving the protein MPGEQTGSLPVHSQPIVEFSRVDFSYDAKPLLKAVDLRLPRGKVVAIMGGSGTGKTTLLRLIGGQLKPRRGEIRVDGHIIHRLGHDELYELRRRMGMLFQFGALFTDLSVFDNVAFPLREHTSLPESMIRDLVLMKLHAVGLRGAHRLRPSELSGGMARRVALARAIALDPMLIMYDEPFTGLDPISTGVIANLIRRLNDALGATSIVVTHDVAASFKIVDYVYFLSRGEIVAEGTPRDVVASAEPFVHQFVNGEVDGPVRFHYPAAPYRADLGLGG; this is encoded by the coding sequence ATGCCGGGCGAACAAACCGGCTCCCTTCCAGTGCACTCTCAGCCCATCGTCGAGTTCTCGCGGGTCGATTTCTCCTACGACGCAAAGCCGCTGCTGAAAGCGGTCGACTTGCGCCTGCCGCGCGGAAAAGTGGTCGCCATCATGGGCGGCAGCGGCACCGGCAAGACCACGCTGCTGCGGCTGATCGGAGGCCAGCTCAAACCCAGGCGGGGCGAGATCCGGGTCGACGGCCACATCATTCACCGCCTCGGACACGATGAACTCTACGAGCTGCGGCGACGCATGGGCATGCTGTTTCAGTTCGGTGCGCTGTTCACCGACTTGTCGGTGTTCGACAACGTAGCCTTCCCGCTGCGCGAGCACACCAGCCTTCCAGAGTCGATGATCCGCGACCTGGTGCTGATGAAGCTGCACGCCGTGGGACTGCGCGGTGCGCATCGACTGCGGCCCTCGGAGCTCTCCGGCGGGATGGCCCGACGCGTGGCGCTCGCGCGCGCCATCGCGCTCGATCCGATGCTGATCATGTACGACGAACCGTTCACCGGCCTCGACCCGATCTCCACCGGCGTCATCGCCAATCTGATCCGGCGGCTCAACGACGCGCTGGGCGCGACTTCCATCGTGGTGACGCACGACGTGGCCGCGTCCTTCAAGATCGTCGACTACGTCTACTTCCTGTCGCGCGGCGAGATCGTTGCCGAGGGAACGCCGCGCGATGTCGTGGCTTCCGCCGAGCCCTTCGTCCATCAGTTCGTCAACGGCGAGGTCGACGGGCCGGTGCGGTTTCATTATCCGGCTGCGCCGTATCGCGCCGACCTGGGATTGGGAGGCTGA
- a CDS encoding ABC transporter ATP-binding protein produces MNSIQASARRQQAPAIEVRGLSKRYGTAFALRDLDVRVPRGVLFGLVGANGAGKTTLIKCLLDFCDFDAGSIAIFEQASRLSAARSRLAFLPERFVPPYYLTGEDFLRFMMRMYRRPYEALAALRMTEALDLPREALRKPVRAFSKGMTQKLGLAACLLSGRDLLVLDEPTSGLDPKARSLLKAQLRHLRDGGTTLFLTSHALADVEELCDEMAVLHEGRLRYVGTPAALKQRHAAADLEQAYLSCIA; encoded by the coding sequence ATGAATTCGATACAGGCCTCGGCCAGACGACAGCAAGCGCCGGCCATCGAGGTGCGTGGCTTGAGCAAGCGCTATGGAACGGCGTTTGCCCTGCGCGACCTGGACGTTCGCGTGCCGCGCGGCGTTCTGTTCGGCCTGGTCGGGGCGAACGGCGCCGGCAAGACGACGTTGATCAAGTGCCTGCTCGATTTCTGCGATTTCGATGCGGGGAGCATCGCGATCTTCGAGCAAGCCAGCCGACTGAGCGCGGCGCGCAGTCGTCTCGCGTTTCTTCCCGAGCGATTCGTCCCGCCGTACTACCTGACCGGAGAGGACTTCCTGCGCTTCATGATGCGCATGTACCGACGCCCGTACGAGGCGCTGGCCGCGCTGCGCATGACTGAGGCGCTCGACCTGCCGCGGGAGGCGCTGCGCAAGCCCGTGCGCGCGTTCTCCAAAGGCATGACCCAGAAGCTCGGGCTCGCCGCCTGCCTGCTTTCGGGCCGGGACCTGCTGGTGCTGGACGAGCCGACCAGCGGACTGGACCCGAAGGCCCGGTCGCTGTTGAAGGCGCAGTTAAGGCACCTGCGCGATGGCGGCACGACCCTGTTTCTGACCTCGCATGCGCTGGCGGACGTGGAGGAACTGTGCGACGAGATGGCGGTGTTGCACGAAGGGCGGCTGCGCTATGTCGGCACCCCGGCCGCGCTCAAGCAGCGCCATGCTGCCGCCGACCTGGAACAGGCGTATCTTTCTTGCATCGCCTGA
- a CDS encoding sigma-54 dependent transcriptional regulator: MSNAPSSAFTGRPQRTKPGLLVVDDDPLITDTLDFVLGRDYSVHVAESRAQVKSLLQQLDNPPELALVDLGLPPNPHRPDEGFRLIRELLAYSPGMKVLVLSGQSDEANARYARTLGAIEFIAKPCEPAVLRELLAKALEFAAVERKGSGEDSGIIGSGPAIAKLHEQIIQYAPSPFPVLIEGESGSGKELVAASLHRRSPRAARPFLALNCAAISPTLVEPTLFGYSKGAFTGATSARAGYFEDAQEGTLFLDEIGELPLELQAKLLRVLENGEYQRVGETVSRVSHARVIAATNRDLRQEVKGGRFRADLYHRLSVFTIAVPPLRELGEDKLRLFEHFAQFYARQSGVAPIRLDEGARRAWMEYSFPGNVRELRNIVIRLTTKHAGRSIDADQLIGELDWEDPVAVAPTVAAQDFKVSLENARRFLQGRKGFNLDQALRELERSYVEAALEITQGNLSQAARLLGIHRTTLYSRMQAYEQAAQERQ; the protein is encoded by the coding sequence ATGTCCAATGCTCCCTCCAGCGCTTTCACGGGCCGCCCGCAGCGGACCAAGCCGGGCCTGCTGGTCGTCGACGACGATCCGCTGATCACCGATACGCTGGATTTCGTGCTCGGGCGCGACTACAGCGTGCACGTGGCGGAGTCTCGGGCCCAGGTCAAGAGCCTGTTGCAACAGCTCGACAATCCGCCCGAGCTGGCGCTGGTCGACCTCGGACTTCCGCCGAACCCGCACCGCCCCGACGAGGGCTTCCGCCTGATCCGCGAGTTGCTCGCCTATTCTCCCGGCATGAAGGTGCTGGTGCTTTCCGGGCAAAGCGACGAAGCCAATGCGCGCTACGCGCGCACGCTGGGAGCGATCGAGTTCATCGCCAAACCGTGCGAACCGGCCGTGCTCAGGGAGCTGCTGGCCAAGGCGCTGGAGTTCGCCGCGGTGGAGCGCAAGGGCTCCGGCGAGGACAGCGGAATCATCGGCAGCGGCCCGGCCATCGCCAAGCTGCACGAGCAGATCATCCAGTACGCCCCTTCGCCATTCCCGGTGCTGATCGAGGGCGAGTCGGGAAGCGGCAAGGAACTGGTGGCGGCTTCGCTTCATCGCAGAAGCCCTCGCGCCGCCAGACCGTTTCTCGCGCTCAACTGCGCGGCGATTTCGCCGACGCTGGTCGAGCCGACCTTGTTCGGCTACAGCAAGGGGGCCTTCACCGGCGCGACCAGCGCCCGCGCCGGCTACTTCGAGGACGCGCAGGAGGGCACCCTGTTCTTGGACGAGATCGGGGAACTGCCCCTCGAGCTGCAGGCAAAGCTGCTGCGCGTGCTGGAAAACGGCGAGTACCAGCGCGTCGGGGAAACGGTGAGCCGCGTGAGCCATGCGCGGGTCATCGCGGCCACCAACCGCGACCTGCGCCAGGAAGTCAAAGGCGGGCGCTTCCGCGCCGACCTCTATCACCGCCTGTCGGTGTTTACCATCGCGGTGCCTCCGCTGCGCGAGCTTGGCGAGGACAAGTTGCGGCTGTTCGAGCACTTCGCACAGTTCTACGCGCGGCAAAGCGGCGTCGCTCCGATCCGCCTGGACGAAGGCGCGCGGCGGGCGTGGATGGAGTATTCGTTTCCAGGCAACGTGCGGGAGTTGCGCAATATCGTCATTCGCCTGACAACCAAGCACGCCGGTCGGTCGATCGACGCCGACCAGCTCATCGGCGAACTGGACTGGGAGGACCCGGTAGCCGTTGCCCCCACGGTCGCGGCGCAGGATTTCAAGGTATCGCTGGAAAACGCGCGGCGCTTCCTGCAGGGCCGCAAGGGCTTCAACCTCGATCAGGCGCTGCGCGAACTGGAACGCAGTTACGTAGAGGCCGCGCTCGAGATCACTCAGGGCAACCTGAGCCAGGCCGCGCGGCTGCTTGGCATCCACAGAACCACGCTGTACAGCCGGATGCAGGCCTACGAGCAGGCGGCGCAGGAACGCCAATAG
- a CDS encoding secretin N-terminal domain-containing protein — protein MQFTHGSSARGLTHRMAAALLFAALLPACGHKPTVPPSQGHLDSERAPTLAPQEKILPPVTITDFVPPPKPQVRLPTYTVVVQEVPVKELLFALARDTKQSIDVDPGVQGLVSLNAVDETLPAIIERIARQVNIRYRTIGNTIVVSPDTPYFKTYRVNYVNVVRDTTASIGVSGDISGGTSTAGGQAPSQAAGTSSTRVESTSKNNFWEVLRQNVESILAATKALSESADQRAARAEAARAERQERIAQAEAVARAGPNAAPLFEKAFGAETLARTAAKDEIVINPIAGTLTVLGTERQHGLIQQYLDGISTASQRQVLIEATIAEVQLSNNYQAGVDWSRLATGAGFTFQQELLGSNLGGAPRMVIGYANTTSDVGNISASLRLLEQFGNTRVLSSPKLMALNNQAALLKVVDNVVYFEIEAQTSQNQTTTLQTFNTTPQTVPVGLVMSVLPQITESSMVNLTIRPTISRITRFVNDPNPSLRLDGQGNPLANPILNQVPEIQVREMESVLQVGSGQTIVLGGLMQDNVRRDRDQVPGLGSVPRVGEAFAFRDEAVAKTELIVFLRPTVIANPSIDSDELKFFKRFLPNIDPTGKNP, from the coding sequence TTGCAGTTCACGCACGGCAGCTCGGCGCGGGGTCTGACCCACCGCATGGCGGCGGCGCTTCTGTTCGCGGCATTGCTGCCGGCGTGCGGCCACAAGCCCACCGTTCCACCGTCTCAAGGACATCTGGACAGTGAGCGGGCGCCCACCCTGGCGCCGCAGGAGAAGATCCTGCCACCGGTGACGATCACCGACTTCGTGCCGCCGCCCAAACCGCAGGTCCGCTTGCCCACCTATACCGTGGTCGTGCAGGAGGTCCCGGTGAAGGAATTGCTCTTCGCGCTCGCGCGCGACACCAAGCAGAGCATCGATGTCGACCCCGGCGTGCAGGGTCTGGTCAGCCTGAACGCGGTCGATGAAACCCTGCCGGCCATCATCGAGCGCATCGCACGCCAGGTTAACATCCGCTACCGCACAATCGGCAACACGATCGTTGTCAGCCCGGACACGCCGTACTTCAAGACCTACCGCGTGAACTACGTCAACGTCGTGCGCGACACCACCGCTTCCATCGGTGTGAGCGGCGATATCTCGGGGGGCACGTCGACTGCGGGCGGACAGGCGCCAAGTCAGGCTGCGGGAACCTCCAGTACCCGGGTGGAGAGCACATCGAAGAACAACTTCTGGGAAGTCCTGCGACAAAACGTCGAGAGCATTCTGGCCGCCACCAAGGCTTTGAGCGAGAGCGCCGACCAGCGTGCGGCGCGCGCCGAAGCGGCCCGCGCCGAGCGCCAGGAGCGCATCGCGCAGGCGGAAGCCGTCGCCCGCGCCGGACCGAACGCCGCGCCGCTGTTCGAGAAGGCGTTCGGCGCCGAGACCCTAGCGCGTACCGCGGCAAAAGACGAAATCGTGATCAACCCGATTGCCGGTACCCTCACGGTGCTCGGCACCGAGCGCCAGCATGGTCTGATCCAGCAGTATCTCGACGGGATCTCGACGGCCTCCCAGCGCCAAGTGCTGATCGAAGCCACGATCGCCGAGGTCCAGCTCTCGAACAACTATCAGGCGGGCGTGGACTGGAGTCGGCTGGCGACCGGCGCGGGTTTCACTTTCCAGCAGGAACTGCTCGGATCCAACCTCGGCGGCGCCCCGCGGATGGTGATCGGCTACGCCAACACGACGTCCGACGTCGGGAACATCTCGGCCTCGCTGAGGCTGCTGGAGCAGTTCGGCAACACACGCGTGCTCTCCAGTCCGAAGCTGATGGCCCTCAACAACCAGGCGGCGCTGCTCAAAGTCGTGGATAACGTCGTGTATTTCGAGATCGAGGCGCAGACCTCGCAGAATCAGACGACCACGCTGCAGACTTTCAACACCACGCCGCAGACCGTTCCCGTCGGGCTGGTAATGTCCGTGCTGCCCCAGATCACCGAGAGCAGCATGGTGAACCTGACCATCCGGCCCACGATTTCGCGCATCACCCGTTTCGTGAACGATCCCAATCCCTCGCTGCGTCTGGACGGGCAGGGCAATCCGCTGGCGAACCCGATTCTCAATCAGGTCCCCGAAATCCAGGTGCGCGAGATGGAGTCGGTGCTCCAGGTCGGCAGCGGTCAGACCATTGTGCTGGGTGGTCTCATGCAGGACAACGTGCGGCGCGACCGCGATCAGGTCCCCGGCCTGGGCTCCGTGCCGCGCGTGGGCGAAGCGTTCGCCTTCCGCGACGAAGCCGTCGCCAAGACCGAACTGATCGTGTTCCTGCGACCGACCGTGATCGCCAACCCGTCGATCGACAGCGACGAGCTGAAGTTCTTCAAGCGTTTCCTGCCGAATATCGACCCCACCGGCAAGAATCCATGA
- the mlaE gene encoding lipid asymmetry maintenance ABC transporter permease subunit MlaE, with protein MGGALARGLRLVGRLTINGVWQLGCATRFMGLILLRSTPTFVRPRLLLDEIYFAGALSLIIIIVSGLFVGLVLGLQGYETLKRYGSAEAVGTLVALALVRELGPVVSALLFASRAGSAMTAEIGIMKSTEQLSAMEMMAVDPFSRVISPMFWGGFLSMPLLAAIFSAMGVFGGYLITVVIIGVDAGAFWSQMQASVDLREDILNGVIKSVVFGAAVTAIALFEGYDAPPTAEGVSHAVTRTVVTSALAVLALDFVLTAFMFTGV; from the coding sequence GTGGGCGGTGCGCTCGCGCGAGGACTGCGCCTGGTCGGGCGATTGACGATCAACGGCGTGTGGCAGCTGGGTTGCGCTACCCGCTTCATGGGCCTGATCCTGCTGCGCTCGACGCCGACCTTCGTGCGCCCACGGCTGCTGCTCGACGAGATCTATTTCGCCGGCGCGCTGTCGCTGATCATCATCATCGTCTCCGGCCTTTTCGTCGGCCTGGTGCTGGGCCTGCAGGGCTACGAAACGCTCAAGCGCTACGGATCGGCCGAGGCGGTCGGAACGCTGGTGGCGCTTGCGCTGGTGAGGGAGCTGGGGCCTGTGGTGTCGGCGCTGCTATTCGCCAGCCGCGCGGGCTCGGCGATGACCGCGGAGATCGGAATCATGAAATCCACCGAGCAGCTCTCCGCCATGGAGATGATGGCAGTGGATCCGTTTTCTCGCGTGATCAGCCCGATGTTCTGGGGCGGATTTCTCTCGATGCCGCTGCTCGCTGCGATCTTCAGCGCCATGGGGGTGTTCGGCGGCTATCTGATCACGGTGGTGATCATCGGCGTGGACGCCGGCGCGTTCTGGTCGCAGATGCAGGCCAGCGTGGACCTGCGCGAGGATATTCTCAACGGGGTGATCAAGAGCGTGGTGTTCGGCGCGGCGGTGACCGCAATCGCGCTGTTCGAAGGCTACGATGCGCCCCCCACCGCGGAAGGTGTATCGCACGCGGTGACGCGCACCGTGGTGACTTCCGCCCTGGCGGTGCTCGCGCTCGACTTCGTGCTTACCGCGTTCATGTTTACAGGAGTATGA